From Mycobacteriales bacterium, a single genomic window includes:
- a CDS encoding response regulator, with translation MDPLEEHPVPVNVLVVDDDPSTRALLRVRLQLDERTECAGEAVNGRQAVEMAALLQPDVVILDVDMPVASGLAALPQIRTVAPNARVVIFAGTTNTVALSAADAVFVKSGDVLPNLLDAVAALGRPAA, from the coding sequence TTGGACCCCCTCGAGGAGCACCCGGTGCCGGTGAACGTGCTGGTCGTCGACGACGACCCGTCGACCCGAGCGCTGCTCCGTGTCCGCTTGCAGCTCGACGAGCGCACCGAGTGCGCCGGCGAGGCCGTCAACGGCCGCCAGGCCGTCGAGATGGCGGCCCTGCTCCAGCCGGACGTCGTCATCCTCGACGTGGACATGCCGGTCGCCTCCGGCCTCGCCGCGCTGCCGCAGATCCGCACCGTCGCCCCCAACGCGCGGGTCGTCATCTTCGCGGGCACCACGAACACCGTCGCGCTCTCCGCCGCCGACGCGGTGTTCGTGAAGTCCGGCGACGTGCTCCCGAACCTCCTCGACGCCGTCGCCGCGCTCGGCCGCCCCGCCGCCTGA
- the steA gene encoding putative cytokinetic ring protein SteA: protein MRLATLRRGRTTALPGVTGAARLDRRTKNLTKRLRPGDVAVIDHVDLDRVSAEALVRAGAAAVVNAAPSISGRYPNLGPEILLAAGIPLLDNVGSGVFARLREGEPVRVHGGRLLRGEEVVATGDEQTADTIGAAMLEARAEMSVQLEAFVTNTMEYVRRERDLLFDGVGVPELRTRLEGRHCLIVVRGYDYQEDLASLRPYIREYRPVLVGVDGGADALREAGYQPDVVVGDMDSVSDAVLRSGAEIVVHAYPDGHAPGLKRVEDLDVPAVVFPAAGTSEDVAMLLADELGASLIVAVGSHATLVEFLDKGRAGMASTFLTRLRVGGKLVDAKGVSRLYRSRIKTGSLVWLIVAALATMAVALLLAPVTPTYGRLLADRWGDLTRWLGGLF from the coding sequence GTGAGGCTCGCGACCCTGCGCCGCGGCCGGACCACCGCGTTGCCGGGCGTCACCGGCGCGGCCCGGCTGGACCGGCGCACCAAGAACCTCACCAAGCGGCTGCGTCCCGGCGACGTCGCGGTCATCGACCACGTCGACCTGGACCGGGTCAGCGCCGAGGCGCTGGTCCGCGCGGGTGCCGCCGCCGTCGTCAACGCCGCCCCGTCCATCTCCGGCCGCTACCCGAACCTCGGCCCGGAGATCCTCCTCGCGGCCGGGATCCCGTTGCTCGACAACGTCGGCAGCGGCGTGTTCGCGCGCCTGCGCGAGGGGGAGCCGGTCCGCGTCCACGGCGGGCGGCTGCTGCGCGGCGAGGAGGTCGTCGCGACGGGCGACGAGCAGACCGCCGACACGATCGGCGCGGCGATGCTCGAGGCGCGCGCGGAGATGTCGGTCCAGCTCGAGGCGTTCGTCACGAACACGATGGAGTACGTCCGCCGCGAGCGGGACCTGCTCTTCGACGGCGTCGGCGTGCCGGAGCTGCGGACCAGGCTGGAGGGGCGGCACTGCCTGATCGTGGTGCGCGGCTACGACTACCAGGAGGACCTGGCGTCGTTGCGGCCCTACATCCGCGAGTACCGGCCGGTGCTGGTCGGTGTCGACGGGGGCGCCGACGCGCTGCGGGAGGCCGGGTACCAGCCGGACGTCGTCGTCGGCGACATGGACTCGGTGAGCGACGCGGTGCTGCGCTCCGGCGCGGAGATCGTCGTGCACGCCTACCCGGACGGCCACGCGCCGGGGCTGAAGCGGGTGGAGGACCTGGACGTGCCGGCGGTGGTGTTCCCGGCGGCGGGCACGAGCGAGGACGTCGCGATGCTGCTCGCCGACGAGCTCGGCGCGTCGTTGATCGTGGCCGTCGGCAGCCACGCGACGTTGGTGGAGTTCCTCGACAAGGGGCGCGCGGGGATGGCGAGCACGTTCCTCACCCGGCTGCGCGTCGGCGGCAAGCTGGTCGACGCGAAGGGCGTGTCCCGCCTGTACCGCAGCCGGATCAAGACCGGGTCGTTGGTCTGGCTGATCGTCGCGGCGCTGGCGACGATGGCGGTGGCGCTGCTGCTGGCGCCGGTGACGCCGACGTACGGCCGGCTGCTCGCGGACCGCTGGGGCGACCTGACCCGGTGGCTGGGGGGCCTGTTCTAG